The Granulicella arctica genome segment GCTGCCGTCGCATCCGTCGGATATCGCGCCCACAGATATAGATGCTTCATTAGCAGACCGATCGGCACAAACATCAGAGCGACCAGGGGAAGGGTGCGTGTCATCGCCTCGAGCGGACGACGCAGCAGCAGTCCCCACTTACCACCCGAGACGTACTGCAACATCAGAAGGGCAAGCCCACCGCCAGCAAAGCCGAAGCAGGTCATGAAGCCCATCAGATAGGCGCGCAACAGATGGTTCGCGCCATTCGGCGTCAGAAGAAAGAGCAGCGAAATGAGCGTGAAGATCACACAGGCGACCAACGCCCTCATCCGCCATGCCGATATCAGCTCCGGTGAGCCCAGCGTAGCCGGAAGTACTCGCGGCCCATAGTGCCCAACCTGGTGGTGGGAGCCCGCTACCCCGTGTTGTTCGTGTCCAGATGACATGCGTTTCAAGCCTTTGTCCGGAAGCTTCCGGTTTTACTGCCTCGGTGCTGCGGTTTCCGTGGTTGCCGGCGTCGTTACTTTCGCTGCCGGTGTTGGCGTCTTCGCCGAAGTTGTTCCAACTGTCGCCGAACCCGTTCCGGGCAGAACGAACGGCTGGTCGTCCGGCGTCCCCGTCACAGCTGTCGCAGGAACCGTCCACTCTGCGACAAAGTTGGCGGGTAGCCCCTCCTGCTCGGCGATGAACGAGAGTGGCTCAACGTGCGCCCCGACAGGAACATCCGCCGCCGTGGCATGTTGGCTGAGCTGAAGCGCCTTGATGTACGCCACAATTGCCCAGCGATCCACCGGCGTCACCTGTGCCGAGTAGTCCGGCATCGCGCCATATCCATTGCTGATGACATTGAAGAAGTGGCCAAGCGGTGCCGCCTCCAGCCGTGCAGTGTGGAAGTTCCCCGCCTGCGCGTACCCACGCTGCACAATCATGCCGGCGCCATTGCCAACCCGCGAGTGGCACGGCG includes the following:
- a CDS encoding c-type cytochrome, giving the protein MLARALSATAAVALLFTAGCRQDMHDQPKFIPQRGTTFFADGRSVRPQVENTVGRNQLHEDSYFYTGFSGGKEGDAMPFPVTMEVLKRGQERYNIYCTPCHSRVGNGAGMIVQRGYAQAGNFHTARLEAAPLGHFFNVISNGYGAMPDYSAQVTPVDRWAIVAYIKALQLSQHATAADVPVGAHVEPLSFIAEQEGLPANFVAEWTVPATAVTGTPDDQPFVLPGTGSATVGTTSAKTPTPAAKVTTPATTETAAPRQ